Part of the Kitasatospora sp. NBC_01266 genome, CCAGAGCTCGAAAAGTGTGCTGTGGCTGAGGGGGAGGGCAGACCGGTCTGTTCCGGGCACGGCCCCAGCCATGGGGCTCTCACCTCGGCAAACTTCCGTTACTTCAACATTGGGCTAGACCAACTTGCCATGTCAACAGGCATCTTGGGGTGGTCGATCCAATGGGAGGTGATGAAGCCCCGTTTAAGGTGGGGCATCTGTTAAGAACCCTAACCGGGCGTCAGTTCGTGGTCCAGACCAATTGGGTGATCGCAGGGTTACGCGATGGCGGAACCGGCGGGTAACCATCCGCGACGCGCCGGCTCGACGGAGGTCGAGGGAGGTTGACGGAGCCCATGGGCGGCGGCATGATGACGGACTGCGTGGCCTACGCCGAACCTCCCCCGACCGTCCCCGGCACGGTCTCCCAGCGGAGGCAAAGGGACTAGCGTCTCAGGTCGCTGTTGCAGCCCGATCGCCTCGGGCGAGGTTGCCGGGGAACGATCGCTCAGGCGTGGAAGGCCGCGATGACAGCCCACAGGAACTTCAAGCGCCAGGTGCGCGCCCGCGCCGCCAAGACCGGCGAGTCCTACACCTCCGCCCTGCGCCACTTCCGGCCGACTCCGGCCGGAGACCTGGTGCCGGACGCCAGGACCCCCGGGAGCGTGCGGCTCGCCGTAGCGCAGACCCCCGTCCGCGAGGACCCCCGAGACGCCGCCGCCCTGCGCGGGAGCGGCCGCCAGGTCCGCGCGCTGATGCGCGAAGCCGGCGCGAGCGGCGCGCGGATCGTGCACTTCCCCGAAGGCGCGATCTGCGCGCCGCACAAGCGCGTCATGTCCGTCGACGGCCCGGACGCGGTCGGCCCGGCGGACTGGGACCGGTGCCAGTGGCCGGTGCTGCAGGCCGAGTTGGCCTCGATCGCGGAGCTGGCCCGCGAGCTGCGGCTGTGGACGGTGATCGCCTCGGCACACCGCTTGACCGAGCCGCACCGCCCGCACAACAGCCTCTACGTCATCTCCGACCGGGGCGAGGTCGTCACGCGGTACGACGAGCGCCTGCTGTCGAAGACGAAGGTCTCCTACCTGTACTCGCCGGGCAGCTCGCCGGTCACCTTCGACGTCGACGGGGTGCGCTTCGGCTGCCTGCTCGGCATGGAGATCCACTACCCGGAGCTGTTCGCCGAGTACGAGCGACTGGACGTCGACTGCGTCCTCCTCTCCACCACCGGCGTCTCCCCGGGCAACGCCGCCGCCCAGGCCCAGGGCCACGCCGCCGCCAACAGCTACTGGCTC contains:
- a CDS encoding carbon-nitrogen hydrolase family protein; its protein translation is MTAHRNFKRQVRARAAKTGESYTSALRHFRPTPAGDLVPDARTPGSVRLAVAQTPVREDPRDAAALRGSGRQVRALMREAGASGARIVHFPEGAICAPHKRVMSVDGPDAVGPADWDRCQWPVLQAELASIAELARELRLWTVIASAHRLTEPHRPHNSLYVISDRGEVVTRYDERLLSKTKVSYLYSPGSSPVTFDVDGVRFGCLLGMEIHYPELFAEYERLDVDCVLLSTTGVSPGNAAAQAQGHAAANSYWLSFSVPTQHSATAPAGVIAPNGDWLSRCPVDGSPSLAVVDLDDAAEAAAEAVTHARPWRRAARAGAHAGHRVADPRSEDRTAAF